A genomic segment from Actinomycetes bacterium encodes:
- a CDS encoding ferritin-like fold-containing protein encodes VAEYNHFSLIRSRLEELGTGPEEAMEPFMPALEAFHERTAPRDWLEGLVKAYVGDGIATDFYREISAYLDDSTRDLVLRVLEDTGHSAFAVDRVRAAIEADPRLAGRLALWGRRLVGEALSQAQRVAAERDALAALLVGGVAHRGADLAEVGRMFARLTENHTRRMASLGLSA; translated from the coding sequence GGTGGCGGAGTACAACCACTTCTCGCTGATCCGGTCCCGGCTGGAGGAGCTGGGCACCGGGCCCGAGGAGGCGATGGAGCCGTTCATGCCGGCGCTGGAGGCGTTCCACGAGCGCACCGCGCCCCGGGACTGGCTGGAGGGCCTGGTCAAGGCCTACGTCGGCGACGGCATAGCGACGGACTTCTACCGGGAGATCTCGGCCTACCTGGACGACTCGACCCGCGACCTCGTGCTGCGGGTGCTCGAGGACACCGGTCACTCGGCCTTCGCGGTGGACCGGGTCCGGGCGGCGATCGAGGCCGACCCCCGGCTGGCCGGCCGGCTGGCCCTGTGGGGGCGCCGGCTGGTCGGCGAGGCGCTCAGCCAGGCGCAGCGGGTGGCCGCCGAGCGCGACGCCCTGGCCGCCCTCCTCGTCGGAGGCGTGGCGCACCGTGGCGCCGACCTGGCCGAGGTCGGGCGTATGTTCGCCCGTCTCACCGAGAACCACACCCGTCGGATGGCGTCGCTCGGGCT